Genomic segment of Candidatus Krumholzibacteriia bacterium:
GCCGCCTCGATGCCGAGCACGCCGGGCGCGTGCCCGACACCATCGACGAGCTGCTGACCTTCAAGGGCGTGGGCCGCAAGACGGCGGCACTGGTGGTTTCGCTGGGTTACAACCGCCCGGCCATCTGTGTGGACACGCACGTGCACCGCATCGCCAACCGCCTGGGCTGGGTGAAAACGAAGACGCCGGATGCGACCGAGCAGGCGCTGATGCGCGCGGTCGCGAAGCGGTACTGGATCGGGATCAACGAAACGATGGTGGGGTTCGGCCAGCGGGTGTGCGTACCCGTGTCGCCGAAGTGTTCGCTCTGTCCGTTGACGAAGAACTGTCCGAAGCAGGGAGTCACCCGCTCGCGGTGAGGCTGTGGGGCGGCTGGACAGCCCGCCCGCCCGCACTACAAACTAAACTTCACCGGCACGATCACCGCGGCGCGCACCTTCTTGCCGTCCTTGCGCGCCGGCTTGAAGCGCCACTGGCGCGCCGCCTCCAGCGCCGCCTCGTCGAAGATGCGGTTGCTGCTCTCCATCACCTTCACGTCCTCCACACCACCGCTTGCCTTCACCGTCACCCGCACCTTCACCATGCCCTCCATCTGGTGGTCCCGGGCATACTCGGGGTAGTAGGGAGTCACCCACTTGTCCAGCACGGGGGGTTCGTCAAAGGGGACGAACTCCTCCTGCGACGCGTCCACGTCGCCCACCCCCGCGGATGCGTCCGTCTGCACACGCGGGGAACATGCGGCCAGCGCGAGCAGCAGGGGCCAAACCAGGCGTATCACGGTTTTCGCGTCCCCAGTGTTACCACAAACTCACCCGGAATCTTGTACACCCCGCCCTGCTTGAAGGGCGCGATCGACTCGGTGTACTCCTCGTAGGCGCGCTCGCGCGTCTTCTCGTCGAAGCGCGAGTACGCCATCGCCACCGGACCGCCCGCAAACGCCGCGATACAGGCATCACGGGCGTTTTCATAGTCGAGGGTGACGTTGATGCGCTCGTTCTTGACGTCCTTGAAACCGGCGCCCTCGAACAACCGCTTCTGCGTGTCGCCGGTGCCCAGTTGGAAGAAGAGCGGACACACGTCCGTGCTCACGCGCCGTTCCACGATCTCGAAGATGTCCGCCCAGCCGCAACTGCCGCGCCGTCCCCACACCGCGGACGCCGCGCGCCCGCCCGGCTTGGTGACGCGGTACATCTCCTTGATGGAACCGGCGAAGTCGGTGACGTACATCATGCCCAGGCCGCACAGAACCGCGTCGAAGAAGTCATCCTTGACGTCGAGCTTCTCGGCCTCCATGCGGGAGAAGGTCGCGTTGCCGAGGCCACGCGCTTCGGCCGCGCGCGTGCACTTCTCCACCATCGCATCCGAGATGTCGGTTCCCACCACCAGCCCGGACGGGCCCACCATGTCCGCGGCGCGAAACGTCACCAGGCCCGTGCCGCACGCGATGTCCAGCACGCGCTCTCCCGCGCGTGGCATGGCCATGGTGAGCAGCAGCGTCTGCGCGGGCTCGAGTTGCTTCCCCCAGCCCTTCTCGTACGACGAAACCGCCCGGTCCCACCCGTAGCGCTGTACCCGGCGTTGCAGTCTCTCGTCCATGCGGCCTCCTGCGCCCCCGCGGGGGCATGACAATCGCTACGCTTCCTGCTCCTTGAATTCACCCGCGACGCGCATGAACAGCGAGATCACGATAATCGCCAGCACGAAGTGCGCCGCCATGATGTACCAGACATAGTCGGCGTGGCCGGCATCGCTCACGCGTCCGTACAGCCCCGTATAGAGACCGCTGGTGAGGCCCCCGATGCAAACCGCCAGGAAGTTGGTGCCCATGTACAGGCCCGCCTTCTCCTTGGGTGCGATCCAGGTGATGTACTCCTGGATGCGTGGCGACGCCATCATCTCGCCCAGGGCAAAGAAGAAGATCCCCAGCAACGCCAGCGACGGCGGAGCCACCATGGCAATACCAATGATGACGAAGCCGACCGCGGAAATGACCAACCCGGCGATGAACGTCGGCATGGCCTTCCACTTCTCGATGGATTGCGACACGAACACCTGCAGGAAGATGATGATCCAGCCGGTGCTGCCGATGGTCTCGCCCAGAATGCGCCGTACACCGTCCTCACCCTCGTGGGAGAGGAAGTTGGCCACCCCGCTGCCCAGCACCGACTTGATGTTCAGGTAGAGGCGGGCGGTGTCGAGGTTGGTGTCCACGTAGACCGCGCAGATATTGAAAAACGACCAGAACGGCAGCCACCAGAAGAACCCCAGCAGGACCAGGAAGGTGGCAAACTTGGCGTCGGACAGCGCCACCCCCATCTCGCGGAACTTCTGCTTGAGGGTGGTGCCCTCGATTTCGCGGGGCGGCTCCTTGTAGAAGAAGATGGTTACCAGCAGCATCACCACCACCGCGATGGCTGCCGCAATGAACGCGTAGCTCCACGAGATGGCGCGCAGGTGTCCGGCCACGATGGGACCGAAGGTGCCGCCAATGTTGACCATCGCGTAGAAGATGCCGAAGCCAAGGGTCTTGTTGGTCTGGTCGGAGACCGCGCGCACGGTGCCGGAAATGAGCGGCTTGAAGATGCCGGCCGCGAGCCCGATGGAGAGCATGGTCAGCGCGATTCCCGAGAACGACTTGGTCAGCAGCAACAACAGAACCGAAGGCAGATACGCCAGGTAGGAAACGATCAGCACCTTCTTGAAGCCGTAGCGATCGGCGAAGGTGCCGGAAATCACCGGAATCGAATAAGAGATGAACAGGAAGATGCTCTGCACGATCCCCAGCTGGTCGCGCGAGTAGCCGAGATGCTGCATGTAGATCCCGAAGCCGAAGTAGATGCCGTAGTAGGCAAACCGCTCCAGGATTTCGATGGTGTTGGCGACCCAGAATACCGGCGGAAACGGGGTTCTGTTCTTCATCTGACCCTCACTCGGTTGAAGGTGATCCGCTACGCGCCGGGGCGCGTGACGGTGACCGTGCGAACGAGTTTGTGGGCGCGCGCAAACACGTCGCCCACCATGCTGGCCCTGTCGGCCGATTCAACCACACGCTGGATGTCGGCCTCCGGCGCGTCGCTCTGGATGCGGACCTGGTAGCGGATCTCACTGTAACCGGCGGGGATGCCCTCCACCCCGTGCTGGCCGCGCGCGTCGAAGTCCGCGTGCAGCTCGACCTCGACGCCGGCAATGGGCACGTCCAGGTGCGCGGCCCAGTTGACGTAGCCCATGGCGAAGCACGCCGCCAGTGCCGAGCGCACCACGAAGCCCGGGTCGGGCCCCGCACCGGTGCCGCCGGACTTCTCGCTGGCGTCGATGGTGAGATTCCAGCGGCCCTCGCTGACCTCGCAGCGCACGCCCTCGGCGATGCGGCCGGTGGTAACGGCGGTCTTCTGCCCCAGCGAGGGGCGCAATTCGATGGCGCGGCCGTTGCGCTCGAACGCCGACTTGATGCGCCGGGTGGTTTCTGGATTGTTCATGGGCGGGAGGATAGCACGGTGGACGCGCGCAGGCCAACCACGCGCTAGCGCACCGTGTAGGCCACCACCGACGGAAGTTTCTCCCTGGAGTAGCTCGGCCGGTAGTACCGCTCCCCATCGATGGCGCGGGGGCTTCGAAACTTCGGCACGGACACTTCGCCAAGAAACCGCTCGCCCTCGAAGACGTCGAGTACCGGGCCATCCCGCACGACGATGAGAAAGGGTCCGTCCGAGAAGAGGCGGAAGTTCAGCGGAACGTGTCCCGGGAACACCACGCTGCTGCGAACCCGTGCCATGAATTCCTCTCCGTTGTTCTCGAACGACGAGACGTAGTCGTTGCGATCCTGGTCGGTCAGCGCGCGTGGCGTGATGTCGCGCCGCAAGGTGGCGCGTGGCCTGAGATCTGGTTCCACGATGTGGATCTCGTACTCGTCGCCATGGCCGTATGCAATGGACCCGTCGGCCAGCAGGCAGAAATCCATCTGCACGTAGTACGGCGTCGATACGACGGTACTGTTCTCCTTGCTCATGGCAATGATCTGGAACTTGCGAACACTAAGGGAATCCAGAAAGACCGGGGCCGACAGATCGGGGGCGTAACGAGCGAGACGCGTGGTGCTGTGGGGTTCCGGCATCCACGCATCACCCGTCGCCAGAACCACCAGCGACCCGTCGCGGGCGAAGGCAAAGCGTTCAACAAGGTCCTGGTACGGGCGGGACTCGATGAAGGTGCCGTCGGGCTGGAGCCGGCTGAAACGGCGGTTGCCGACCTCGTACACCAGCAGCCTGCCCTGTGAGTCGATGGCAGCGCTCGCGGGATCGGTGAACTCACCCGGCCCCTCGCCCTTGCGCCCAAAGCGGCCCAGTTCCTCCCCGTCGGGGCTGAAATGGACGATGAAGCCATCGTAGTCGATGACAAAGAACGAATGATCCGCGGCCACGCAAATCGCACTCGGGCGGATGAAGGTGGGCTCGCCCTCCTCGTACTCGCCACCGCCGCCGACTTCGAGAAGCGTGACCACCTCGCCACTGCCCTTCTGCGCGAGGGCCTTCCAGTCGATGGCCGATGCGGGAGAAACGTGCAGGGGGAGAAACGCGAGTGCGACGCACGCGCGGGCGGTGAGACGGAACATGAAGAACCTCCGCGGCAAGCAGGACGCGCGGCCCGATCAAAAATCGTTAGCGTCCTGGGCCGCCGCAGTATAGCATTGCGGCTCCGTCGCCAGCGTCACGCCGCCCCGCATAGCGATGAAACTTATTGTAAGTAAGTGTGTTACGTGGATGGGCAACCCGCTGCCGGTGGCATCCGTAGTTCCCGCATTCAGGGGTCGTCATGCAAGCCACCACCCGCATCCTGCATACATCCGCGCTGGGCAGCGTGATCGACTACCAGTGCCACTGCGACCACGACCGGCCGTCGGCACGGGAGTACTCCCCGCTCCCCTTCATCGACTTCGTTTACCGCGGTGCATTCAGTTACCGTTCGGGACGACAGTCCGCTGATTTCCACAGCGGGGTCGTGTTGATGAGCCCGCACCCGTCCGAATACGTGGTCACGCATTTTCGCGGTGTTCGCGATGCGTGCACCATCGTCCTGCTCCCCGGGGGATTCCCGGACACGGCGACACCGGCGCGTTCAAGCTTTGCCGCACTGCCGCGTACCCCGGTGGCGGCCTACCTGCACCACGCGCTGCGTGACGCCGCGGCGGCGCGCGCGCCGCGCCTCCACGTCGACGAACTGCTGGCCTCGCTGATCGGCGAAGTCACCCGCAGCGGCCGCGGCACGCCGGTCGTTACTCCGTTACCTGACCGCGCGGCGCTGGTGCGTTACCACGACACCATCGATTGCGCGAAGGCATTCATCCACGAGAACCACGCGCGCGACCTGTCGCTGGCCGAGGTGGCCCGCCATGCGTGCATGAGCCCGTTTCACTTCAGCCGCGTGTTCAAGCACGTCGTTGGCACCAGTCCCCACCGCTACCTGGCATCGGTTCGGCTGGATCACGCCGCGTTGCTGCTGCGCGAGACGCAGCGCCCCGTCACCGACATCTGCTTCTCCACCGGTTTCAACAGCCTGGAGCACTTCATCGCCGCCTTCCGCACCCGCCACGGCGCCAGCCCCAGTGCGTATCGCCGCGGCGCGTAGAACAGCAAGAATTCGCAGGCGGCCGGGGAGCGAACCCGCTAGCATTCCCGCATGGAACGCAGGTATTCCGTCGACGTGGTTCGCGGTGCGGTCATGGTGCTGATGGCGCTGGACCACGTCCGTTTCTTCTTCAACGGGCTTCCCTGCGAACCCGAGAACCTCGCCTGCACCGGCGGCTTCTTGTTTCTGACGCGCTGGGTGACACACTTCTGCGCGCCGGTGTTCTTTCTGCTCGCGGGAACCGGCGCATACCTGGCCCGCGCCGGCGGCATGCCCGCGGCACGCGTGTGCCGCTTCCTGTGGACGCGCGGGTTGTGGTTGATCGCGCTCGAACTCACCGTGATTGGCTTTGCGTGGAGTTTCCTCCCCGGGTCGAGCTTCGCGGGTGTGATCTGGGCGCTGGGCTGGTCGATGCTGGTGCTCGCCGCACTGGTGAGGCTCCCGACCGCCTGGAGCGCCGTCTTCGGCGTCGCGCTCATCACGCTGCACCACCTGCTCGACGGCGTCGATCCGGCCGCGCTGGGGCGCGCGTCGTGGCTGTGGCCCTTCCTGCACGCGCGCGGTCTCACGCACCTGCCGTGGAACGGGCAGCCGTACTTCGTGCTCTACCCGCTGATCCCGTCGGTGGGCATCACCGCGGCCGGCTACGCGCTGGGCGCGGTGCTCACGCGGCCCGAGGCGGCGCGGCGGCGCTGGCTCATCACCGCGGGACTCGCCATGACCGCCGCGTTCGTCATGCTGCGCGCCAGCAACCTCTACGGCTACCCGCCGGTGGCGTCGATGCACGGCGCACCGGCGTCATTCGAGGTGCAGGCAACCCCGCTTCTCACCGTGATTGCTTTTCTGGACACCGAGAAGTACCCCATGTCGCTGCAGTTCATTCTCATGACGCTGGGCCCCGCGCTGGTGGTGCTGGGCCTGCTCGACGGCTACCGGCCGGGCCCGGGCCGGCGCGGCTGGCCCGCGCGGGCCCTGCTGGTGTTCGGGCGCGTTCCGATGGCGTTCTACATCCTGCATCTCTACCTGATTCATCTGCTGGCCATCGGGGTGGCGATGGCGTGGGGGCAGCCCGCGGCGTGGCTGTGGCAACGCGCACCGCGCCCGCACGCATATGGCCACGGGCTGCTCTTTATCTACGCGATGTGGGTCTTCGTAACGCTGGTATTGTATGTGCCGTGCCGCTGGTTCGAGGGCGTGAAGCGGCGACACCGGTGGTGGTGGCTTCGGTATCTGTAAGGAGGCGTATCCGCATGAATGCGAACATCCCCGACAACGACGTGTCCATCGAGTACTACGACAGCGACTACCCGTCGCCGGACGGTCCCTTCCCCGAGAACGTCGACGAGATCACCGAGTACCAGGGTGTTGCCCACGACGTGGCCCGCTATCTGGAAATTGCGCGTGAAACCGGCGGGCCGGTGCTGGAGTTGTGCTGCGGCACCGGGCGCGTGGCCCTTCCGCTGGCGCGGGCGGGTTTCGCGGTGACGGCGGTGGACGTGTCCGCCGGCATGCTCGCCGCGCTGCACAAGAAGTTGACGGCGGAGGGAGCACTGCCGGTGACCCCGGTCCGGCAGGACATCACCCAACTCGAGCTCGAGCGGCGCGACTTCCCGCTCGCCATCATCGGCTTCAACAGCCTCCCCTGCATTCCGGACTTCACGCTGCAGCGGCGGGCACTGGCCGCCATCGCGCGCCACGTGGCGCCCGGCGGGCTGCTGGTGATCGACGCCATCAACCTGCTTTCGCTGCCGCTCTCCGGGGATCCGGTTCCCAAGCCGTTCTTCACGCGCCGCAACGTCCACAGCGGGAACACGTACACGCGTTTCGCCCTGATCGGCGCGATGGACGCCGAGCAACGCCAGCGCTTGCACGGCTGGTACGACGAATCCGACGCCGCGGGTGCCGTGCGGCGGCGGCACTACTCGCTCCTGTGGCGGCCCATCGCGCGCTTCGAGCTGCAACTCATGCTGGAGGGGGCGGGGTTCGAGATCGTGTCGCTCGAAGGCGGCCACCGTGGCGAGGCGTTCGGCGCGGGCAGCCCGCGCATGTTCGTGCGGGCGCGGCGGACGGACCCGGCGCCGGTACGCTGAGGCGATTTGCGCGCCGCCATCCCGGCCTTTCCGCATCGCGCTCCGGGTCGTATAATTGAGCCTGTCGTGCAACCCACAACCCGGGAGACACCCATGCGCCTGCGCCGTCCACTGTTGCTCATCGCCTTCATCGCCACCGCAACCCCGTCTTTTGCAGCCCCGCCAACGGACCCCGCCGTGCTCGGGGACGGCGCCCTGTCGTGCGCGGAGGGAAAAATGGTGCTGGAGTCGCTGGCACCGCTTCCCGAGCCGCAGTCCGTGGCCAGCGCCAACCTCGACGTCACCTATTACCACCTCGACTTGGATGTGGATCTCGTGGCGAGCTTGGTGGGCGGTTCGGTGCGCACGGTGGGCACGGTGATCAATTCGCCCCTGTCGGTGCTCACCCTGGATCTCCTCAACAACATGACGGTGACCGGGGTTACGCTGGGCGAGGGGGGTCCGGCCCTGGCATTCTCGCACCCCGGCAACGCGCTCAACATCACGCTGCCCGCACCGGTGAATCCGGGCGGGCAGGTGGACGTGGTGGTGAGCTACGCGGGCACGCCATCTTCGGGCGGCTTCGGCTATTTCCAGTTCGGCACCCGCGCCGGCGACCGCTACGCGTGGAGCCTCTCCGAACCCTACGGCGCGCGCAACTGGTGGCCGTGCAAGGACCACCCCTCCGACAAGGCGGACTCGGTGCGCGTCACGGTGACGGTGCCGTCGCAATACCGGGTGGGATCGCAGGGCGAACTGGTCAGTGAAACCATCAACGGGGGCAACACCACCTACGACTGGGTGTCGCGCTACCCCATCTCCAGCTACCTGGTCTCGCTGGCCATCGGCGAGTACGTGCGCCACCTCGGCACCTACACGCGCTCGCCCGCGCTCGCGGGCGAGTTCGGGGCGCTGTCCATGCCGCTCGACCACCTCGTCTATGACGACGGCTCCACCGCCCTCCCCTTCGGCTGGGGCAACGTGGCGGATGTGCTCGACGTGTTCGAGGACTGGTTCGGGCCGTATCCGTTCGCGAGCGAGAAGTACGGCCACTCCGAGACCACCTTCGGCGGCGGCATGGAACACCAGACCATGACCTCGCTGGGCGGCAACACGGTGGGGCTGGTGGCGCACGAGCTGGGCCACCAGTGGTACGGCGACGAGATCTCCCCGCGGAGCTGGCCGCACCTGTGGCTCAACGAGGGCTTCGCCACCTACTCCGAGATCCTGTACTACCAGGAACGCGACGCGACCTACCCGGGAACCGCGAACAACCTGCTGGCGTCGCGCTACAACACCGCGCAGGGTGCCGTCGGCACGCTGGTGCTGGAGGACACCACCAGCGTGAGCAACATGTTCGACTTCTCGCGCGTGTACGCCAAGGGCGCCGTGGTGCTGAACATGCTGCGCTTCGTGGTGGATGACGACGCGGTCTTCAAGACCATCCTGCGCGACTACGCCGCGGACCCGGCGGTGGAGTACGGCGTTGCCACCACCGCCGACTTCGAGCGCGTGGCCGAGACGGTGTCCGGCCTCGACCTCACCACCTTCTTCAGCCAGTGGGTCACCACCGGCACCGGCTACCCGTTCTACCGTTCCTTCTATTACGCGCAGCCGTCGGCCGGTGGCTACGACGTGTGGGTGACGCTGCAGCAGTTCCAGACGCAGCCGTGGTCCAATGTATTCGCATTCGAGACCCCCATCGAAATCGCCATCATGACCACGGGCGGCGAGGAACGCTTCCGCGTCCAGAACGACCAGCGCGAGCAGGTGTTTCACCTTGCCGTGGCGGCCGAGCCGCTCTCGGTGGAGATCGACCCCGACAACTGGATCTTGCGCAGCGAAATCCTTACCGGGGTTTCGGACCAGACGCCGTCGCTGCTCGCCATCACCGCGCTGGCGCCCAATCCGTCGCGCAACGCCATCACCCTGCAGTTCACCACCGGCGATGCCGATCGTGTGGCGATGGACGTGTTCGACGTGGCGGGACGGCGGGTGATGTCGCGGACGGTGACGAGTGTGGCAGGGATCGGCGCGCAAACCATCGACACCTCGCGGCTGGCGGCCGGGGTGTACTTTGTGCGCGTGCGGACGGCGGGTTCCCAGGCGTCGCGCAAGTTCATCGTGGTGCGATGATTATCCGCCGAAGGTGCGCTTGAGCCCCTCGCCCACGCCAACGTGCGGCGACCAGCCCAGCAGGTTCTTCGCCTTCGTCACGTCGAAAGGCGACAGGGGTTTGAGAGAGCGGATGCGGTAGCGCGTGAGCGGCACCTCGCGCTTGAGTATCTCCCCCAGGATCTCGATGCCGGTGGCGCCGATCATCAGGAGCCACACCGGC
This window contains:
- a CDS encoding class I SAM-dependent methyltransferase, whose translation is MDERLQRRVQRYGWDRAVSSYEKGWGKQLEPAQTLLLTMAMPRAGERVLDIACGTGLVTFRAADMVGPSGLVVGTDISDAMVEKCTRAAEARGLGNATFSRMEAEKLDVKDDFFDAVLCGLGMMYVTDFAGSIKEMYRVTKPGGRAASAVWGRRGSCGWADIFEIVERRVSTDVCPLFFQLGTGDTQKRLFEGAGFKDVKNERINVTLDYENARDACIAAFAGGPVAMAYSRFDEKTRERAYEEYTESIAPFKQGGVYKIPGEFVVTLGTRKP
- a CDS encoding AraC family transcriptional regulator; amino-acid sequence: MQATTRILHTSALGSVIDYQCHCDHDRPSAREYSPLPFIDFVYRGAFSYRSGRQSADFHSGVVLMSPHPSEYVVTHFRGVRDACTIVLLPGGFPDTATPARSSFAALPRTPVAAYLHHALRDAAAARAPRLHVDELLASLIGEVTRSGRGTPVVTPLPDRAALVRYHDTIDCAKAFIHENHARDLSLAEVARHACMSPFHFSRVFKHVVGTSPHRYLASVRLDHAALLLRETQRPVTDICFSTGFNSLEHFIAAFRTRHGASPSAYRRGA
- a CDS encoding energy transducer TonB, with the protein product MIRLVWPLLLALAACSPRVQTDASAGVGDVDASQEEFVPFDEPPVLDKWVTPYYPEYARDHQMEGMVKVRVTVKASGGVEDVKVMESSNRIFDEAALEAARQWRFKPARKDGKKVRAAVIVPVKFSL
- a CDS encoding heparan-alpha-glucosaminide N-acetyltransferase domain-containing protein, whose protein sequence is MERRYSVDVVRGAVMVLMALDHVRFFFNGLPCEPENLACTGGFLFLTRWVTHFCAPVFFLLAGTGAYLARAGGMPAARVCRFLWTRGLWLIALELTVIGFAWSFLPGSSFAGVIWALGWSMLVLAALVRLPTAWSAVFGVALITLHHLLDGVDPAALGRASWLWPFLHARGLTHLPWNGQPYFVLYPLIPSVGITAAGYALGAVLTRPEAARRRWLITAGLAMTAAFVMLRASNLYGYPPVASMHGAPASFEVQATPLLTVIAFLDTEKYPMSLQFILMTLGPALVVLGLLDGYRPGPGRRGWPARALLVFGRVPMAFYILHLYLIHLLAIGVAMAWGQPAAWLWQRAPRPHAYGHGLLFIYAMWVFVTLVLYVPCRWFEGVKRRHRWWWLRYL
- a CDS encoding M1 family aminopeptidase, translated to MRLRRPLLLIAFIATATPSFAAPPTDPAVLGDGALSCAEGKMVLESLAPLPEPQSVASANLDVTYYHLDLDVDLVASLVGGSVRTVGTVINSPLSVLTLDLLNNMTVTGVTLGEGGPALAFSHPGNALNITLPAPVNPGGQVDVVVSYAGTPSSGGFGYFQFGTRAGDRYAWSLSEPYGARNWWPCKDHPSDKADSVRVTVTVPSQYRVGSQGELVSETINGGNTTYDWVSRYPISSYLVSLAIGEYVRHLGTYTRSPALAGEFGALSMPLDHLVYDDGSTALPFGWGNVADVLDVFEDWFGPYPFASEKYGHSETTFGGGMEHQTMTSLGGNTVGLVAHELGHQWYGDEISPRSWPHLWLNEGFATYSEILYYQERDATYPGTANNLLASRYNTAQGAVGTLVLEDTTSVSNMFDFSRVYAKGAVVLNMLRFVVDDDAVFKTILRDYAADPAVEYGVATTADFERVAETVSGLDLTTFFSQWVTTGTGYPFYRSFYYAQPSAGGYDVWVTLQQFQTQPWSNVFAFETPIEIAIMTTGGEERFRVQNDQREQVFHLAVAAEPLSVEIDPDNWILRSEILTGVSDQTPSLLAITALAPNPSRNAITLQFTTGDADRVAMDVFDVAGRRVMSRTVTSVAGIGAQTIDTSRLAAGVYFVRVRTAGSQASRKFIVVR
- a CDS encoding class I SAM-dependent methyltransferase; translation: MNANIPDNDVSIEYYDSDYPSPDGPFPENVDEITEYQGVAHDVARYLEIARETGGPVLELCCGTGRVALPLARAGFAVTAVDVSAGMLAALHKKLTAEGALPVTPVRQDITQLELERRDFPLAIIGFNSLPCIPDFTLQRRALAAIARHVAPGGLLVIDAINLLSLPLSGDPVPKPFFTRRNVHSGNTYTRFALIGAMDAEQRQRLHGWYDESDAAGAVRRRHYSLLWRPIARFELQLMLEGAGFEIVSLEGGHRGEAFGAGSPRMFVRARRTDPAPVR
- a CDS encoding endonuclease III, encoding MQRAVGGGSLPSVSELARRDRDPFRILISTIISLRTKDEVTEAASDRLFALARTPRILSRLDLRKIERAIYPAGFYRTKARTVREVARRLDAEHAGRVPDTIDELLTFKGVGRKTAALVVSLGYNRPAICVDTHVHRIANRLGWVKTKTPDATEQALMRAVAKRYWIGINETMVGFGQRVCVPVSPKCSLCPLTKNCPKQGVTRSR
- a CDS encoding MFS transporter — translated: MKNRTPFPPVFWVANTIEILERFAYYGIYFGFGIYMQHLGYSRDQLGIVQSIFLFISYSIPVISGTFADRYGFKKVLIVSYLAYLPSVLLLLLTKSFSGIALTMLSIGLAAGIFKPLISGTVRAVSDQTNKTLGFGIFYAMVNIGGTFGPIVAGHLRAISWSYAFIAAAIAVVVMLLVTIFFYKEPPREIEGTTLKQKFREMGVALSDAKFATFLVLLGFFWWLPFWSFFNICAVYVDTNLDTARLYLNIKSVLGSGVANFLSHEGEDGVRRILGETIGSTGWIIIFLQVFVSQSIEKWKAMPTFIAGLVISAVGFVIIGIAMVAPPSLALLGIFFFALGEMMASPRIQEYITWIAPKEKAGLYMGTNFLAVCIGGLTSGLYTGLYGRVSDAGHADYVWYIMAAHFVLAIIVISLFMRVAGEFKEQEA
- a CDS encoding OsmC family protein; amino-acid sequence: MNNPETTRRIKSAFERNGRAIELRPSLGQKTAVTTGRIAEGVRCEVSEGRWNLTIDASEKSGGTGAGPDPGFVVRSALAACFAMGYVNWAAHLDVPIAGVEVELHADFDARGQHGVEGIPAGYSEIRYQVRIQSDAPEADIQRVVESADRASMVGDVFARAHKLVRTVTVTRPGA